The Ruficoccus amylovorans region CAGGTCGCCTTCGAGCTGGTCAAGGGACGTAAATTCCTGCTCGTGCCGACGCAATTGCGCCGCTACACCTTCGGCGTGGACGGGCAGCGCTTCCAGGTCGAGGTGCCACTTGACTTCAATCTCGACGATGTGGTGGCCGAAGCCTTTTTCCCCGGCTCCAAAACCCTATCCGACGTAGCGAAAAAGCTCGGGCCGGAAAACATCCGCCGCCGTCAAAATGGCTACCAGACACTGCTCTCAGCTAACATGGTGGAGCAGGGCGAACCGGCGCTCGACTTCGACATCCTGACCGGGGACATGCTCTTTGTGGACCGCTTCAGTTACAATTTTTTCAGTCCCGAAGTTGGTGATCCTTTCGTTTTTCGCACGGCAAAAATTCCGGGCCTGAGCGCCGCCGACGGCACCCCGAACGACCAGTACTACATTAAACGCCTTGTCGGCCTCCCCGGCGACAAACTTCAGGTGCGTGCCCCTATACTCTACCGCAACGACGTCCCCATCGAGGGTGCGGAGGCGTTTGGGAAAAACTTCCGCCAGGAAGACGGCTACCCGGGCTACAGCTACATGGGCTGGCTGACTGAGGGCACCTCCGAAACCGTGCCTCCGGGGTATTTTTACGCCATGGGTGATAACTCCCCCAATAGCTATGACAGCCGTGGCTGGGGCAGCAACGCCGCCTCCACACCCTACGCCTACGAGGATAAAAAACAGGGCAAGCCCATTAATTTTGTCCCCGAGAAAGAAGTCGTCGGCAAGGCGATCTTCATCTTCTATCCGTTCACACACCGTTGGGGCTTGGCCGAATAATTCGTTATTCCTGAAGAAGTAGTTCGCCTCAAAACTACTGATTTGGGCGTCGCAGGGCTGGTGTATTATCCAGGCAATCCAGACACTCCTCGATGCCCGATAGACGGAACAGATACTACCATATAAAAAACACCCTCCATATTTCGCACAATAAACAAGATTGCTTGTATCCAAAAATGGATACACACCGCCGCCAGAACCTTATATTCTAATCCGTAAGACTGGGCATGTCCATGCATCACGGCATTAGATTTATTAATCCTGCGCGGACTTCTTGACCTTTCGATTCTCTACCAATTTCCGCCCTTTGAAGACAAGAACGAAACCTTTACCGGGCAAAGCAGAATAGAGGCGAGCCATTGATCGTGCCTGGACTCTCGACGCAACATAGAATGCTGGAAGATCCGCCAAGTGATCCGGCACGATCTTGTAAACCTCATCAACGCGCAGACGGCCGCGAACGCCCCACACGACAGGCCGCAGGTCGTGCGAACACTCCCGCGCAAAACCAAACTCCTCTTGCATCCTTACTTCTTTGTTGGCCGGGGCGGATAAACCCCGGCAGAGGTGAGCACAGAGAGCGGAACGACGTCGGTCCCGACGAGAGCGCCCTTGCTGCCCCATGTGACCTTACGCCAGCCCTCGAACCACGATCCCGAGACGAGGGTTTCCCCATCAAGCACGATACAGCCACGAACAATCTTCTCCGGCTTGGCCGCTTCGACCGCCCCCGGCTCCGCTCCCTGAGACTGTCCTGCCCCAGCCAACGGGCCACGCATGTAGGCGAGCGACTGCTCAGTCTGGCTGGCCGTCTTGTCCTGGACTGTCTGCGTTAACGGCTGGCCAGCGTCCGAAATCGATTTTCCCAACCCGGCGATAGCCCACTGCGGGACCATGAAGCACAGGAAAATTGCGGCCAAAATCCCGCCCCCGGCGATAGCCCACAGCGACCACCACGGCAGCTTGCCCTTGTTCTGGATTTTCTCGGCTTTGACGTGGACTCCGAAGGCCCCCACGGTCTTGTAACACGAGGCAATCCCCGCCGCATCCAGTTGCATTTCCTCGACGCTGAACGGCGTTACACTTGGGTTAGGCATCCCGTAATAATGCCGCACCTTGAAGACCCCGCGCAGCTTAAACGGCCCCACATTGCGCCGCAGGTTGTTTCGCGTGATCCGTGTTTCACTGACGAGGTTCCGCAACGTTTTATCGAGGAAGTCCGGCGACTGCGTCAGGAGCCACACCTCATCATGCAAGTGACGATGCTTTGATGCGTGATAAGTCGTGATTCGACCGATATTTTGCCACTCACGCGCCGGAAACTTTTCATGTGCCTCATCGATGACATAGAACACACCGCGCTGATACTCGGACTTTTCCCCGATGCGTTCAAACTGCGACCGCGCCCACAAGTCAAATTCCATCTTCGGCAAGCGCCTTGTCCCGTCGTCCTTACCCTTGGCATCCGGACTTTCGTCCAGCAAAAGCCCGCCCGAGCGATAGCGCCAATAATTGTGCGCGTCCTCAGGCGTCAACACCTTCAAACGCTCGTCCAGATCAACGACGTCGCCTTTCCAGTCGTTCACGTATTCATGCAAGCGGCCCATAACAAAAGGAACATCTGTTACGACATAATAATCCGTATTCCTCAGAATGCGGATTATCTCCCGGCACGCATAGAGCGTCTTGCCGTCGCCGGGCTTGCCTGTGATCAGCGTAATCATCAGTCGTCAACGTCATTCCAGATCGACCGAACCCAGCCGAAGAAGGCCGGAAAGACCCCGAGGACGAACCCGGCCACGAACCCACGCCAGACCCATGTCATCCCGATGTATTCATTCAGCACTACACGCAGTTCTTCCGCTGTCATACTATACCCCCAAGAATTTTTGCGCAGCCACCGCCGTCAGATAGACCGGCGCCGCAACGAAGTCAAAACCAGCACGACCGACATAGATAGTCAGTAAGCCGGAAAAAGGTATCCATTCTGCCAACACACCTAACGTTGACGGCAAATCGGCTCCTCCGCCCAAGATGTCCATGATACCCCCACCAACAGACTGGACTACAATTGCTAGCGCGACCCATGCCGCCGAAATAATCAGCGTGGCCGCAATCGCCAGTCCGACCGCCTTTGCTTGCGGGACTCCCGGCACCATTGACTCTAAACCCACCTGAGCCCCAGCACTAGCTGAGCTAACCGACCCGAGGCCGATAATATACTGCCGCATGGCATCCATACAGGATCGCATTAGCCAGACTCCCGCAGCAACCATAAGTAAGCCGCGCCCCCAGCTTGCCGCCCAGCCCAAATCAAACAAACTCGACGCCGACCATGACAGTGTGATTGCTTCGCCGGTCGGGCCGGGAATGCTAAATCCACCCGGCAAGGACGGATCAGACGAACTCAGACTGGGCCCTGTCCATCCGCTGGGAGTGTTGATACCGGGGTTTTGCGAGCGCACGGTTGCAAGTTCCGAAGTGGGATTGAAATCCTTCCGCGCATCATAATTTTCCTTCATTTGCTTATCCCAATCCGACCCCTCAGCTATGGCCGTTTTCAGATCTTCAGTCTGACCTTCAATGGCCCCGGTAATGGCCCCCGTTTGCGCGTTAATCGCATCAACTGTCCTGTCCGCCCCCTCGTCAACAGCATCGGTAATCGCGTCGGTCTGCCCTTCGATAGCATTTTCAAGGTCACCGGTCTGTTCATCGATCGCCGCGGCTATAGCTCTGGCCGTCTTTTCCTCAGCCCCGACGATAGCGTCAGCAGCCGCTTTGATTCCGGCATCCGAGGCATCCCCTTTGCCGTCGCCTTCCTCAGCGCCGGGATAGGCGTCAGGATCGCGCCCGTCCGCATAGCTTTTCGTCGACGTGGCCGTGGCATCATTCGGGACGACACCCGACCAGTAAGACCACTCATGCCATTCTCCGTTTTCGTCCTGGTAGCTTCCGCTCTCCAGGACCGGAAAGCCGCCGTATTTGGCTTGCGAGGCCGCATAATCCCATTCGGCGACATAGTACTGGGAGCCGTCGTCCGTGGCATCGACTGAGAGCTGCCCCTTTTCGCCCGGCTCCAGCGTCACCGAGTCATAAGCAATATCGTCAATCTCGCCGGTCTCAGGATCGACCCGAAACACCCCGTAAGTCTTCGGCTCCTCCGAATCATTCTCGACTTCCCACTCGATAATGCGTGTCTCAGGCTCCGGTTCCGGTTCAGGATCTACCGGCGTAGCCGAACCCGTAAAAGTGATGACATATTTCTTGTCTGTCACCTGATTGGTTGACCAAGCAACCGTTAACCCGTCCGCAGCTACAAAGCTGCCGCTGGTGCCGCCCGTAGCTAACAACTCAATCTTGCCGCTGTCTGCGTAGACATAGACCGTGTGCAGTTCGAGCACGAAAGACGAATTGGCTGTATAGCTCCATTCTCCGCCGTCACCAACCGAGAAGCTTGCGCCACCGGTCTTGTGATCTGTCGTGGCACCAGAGCTACCCGTCTTGTAGTTCGCCCGACCTTCAAAATAAAAGGCCTGAACGCTCGCAGCCATCAGCACCGAGAACAGCAGCCCGAACACAACAAAGCGTTTCATCGGCTCATCCCCCGAATCACGCAATAGGCCACTACGACCCCAACCCCGAATCCTATGATTGCTCCCAACATGATGTTTTTAAAGTGATGGGGGAGGGGCCACCAACGGCAGCCACTCCCCCGATTGCTCAGCCAGCCTTGCCGAAGTACTTGCGGACCTTGCCCCAGATCATGACCGAGGCCGCAATCGCGGCCAGCGTCCCGGCGACACCGGCAATGGTCGTCCCGGCCCCTTCAAGGGTCGTGATGGCCGTATCAATGGCCGAGACTTCCTGCGCCTGCGCAGCACCGAAGCACAGCGCGAAGGCGAACAGGAACATGAGGAATGCTTTAATCTTATTCATCGTATTTTCAGTTTTGATGGTTTGTTTTTCCCGGCCACCGATGGCCGAAAGTTTCTTTTGCTTCACCTTGCGTAAGCTGGCTTGCGTCAGTTACGAAAGGTGAATCAAGCCTAGGCGGCAGCGGCCTTCGGGCGCGCGCCGGCTCCGCCGGCATCACGCCCGCCGACCGCCCCCGCTGCGGGCTTCGCCCGAATTTCGAGATCGACCACTTCCAGAAAACGCACCTGGACAAGCTCCGCGACACGGTTGGGGCGCTCTTTGCCGTCGTTGCCGGTATAGGTACCGTCATTGACCACAAAGGTCTTGAGGCCACCCACGGAAAAGACATAGCGCTCTTTCTCGCGCAGCTTTTCCGCCAGCGGAGTCTGGCCTTCCGTCAGGTTCGCCCAGTCCTGATGCTGGTACCTGCGCCCGTTGGCCTCGATTTCGACCGAGGTCTGCACCGAATAGACCGTTTGGCCGTTCTGCTCCTTGACAAAGGACTTGTGGTTGAGGCTAACCACTTCCCCGGCGAGTAAAAGGCCCTCGACGGGCTTCTCTTTGCCCATCTGGCCGGTTGCGGGCTCGATAAAATACTTATCAAGCAACTCTTTGCTGATCTTCTGCGAACTCTGTTTTTCGTCTGACATAAGGCGTTAGGATTTTAGTGTTTCTTACGATTGCGTGATAGGGCGCGACAAGGTGGCGGTACACGGTAGCCGCCACCCAGATGCGCCCGAAGAGTGTTTGCGCGGTGCAGTCCAGTTCATAGGCCCGCATTTGCACGCCGTGAGAATTGCGCTTGATGACCGTGACCTTGCGTTTCCACTGGTCAAGGCGTTCACCGATGGTGATGCTTTCGGTCTGTTCGCGCTCGGAGGTGTCGCCGTCGTCGTCGGATGGGTCGTTGTCCTCTGGCTCAAAAATGCCGCGAGTCTGCACGAAGCGGATACGCTTGTATTTCTTCATCCACTCGGGAATCTCGGTGCCCGGCTTGAAGACGTATTTAAATTCATACTCGCCAACGTAGACCCCGCGACCGCGACGCTCTACGCGCTCAATATCGGTACCTCCGAGGCCCCAAGCGCGTTGCAGCAATTGCCAGGGCAAAAAGCGCCGGGTATCAATCAGTAGATGCCAGTGCGTCCACTCGGGGGAGTCGGGGTGACATTCGAGTTTCCACAGCCAGCGATCGAAAACAAACCCGTGACGCTTGAGGTATTCAAACATGCGCCGGATGCGGTCTTTGCCCGCGAGGTAGCCTGATTCGGGATCCCAGTCAAAAAGCTCGCGGTCCAGTGTCAGCGTGACAAATAACCAGTTGGTAAAATCTACCGGCAGGCCGCGCCGTTTCATGTCATCATGGACGAGACGTCCGCCACCTTCGCAGAGGTAGCTCTTTGCCCGGTACGGAACGACTTCAACCTCTGTATTGTGGACCGGCTCTGTATCCGCCAGAGCATGACAAAGTTCCTCACGCACGTACTCACCGCGAATGCGGGCAGTATCAAAAGGATCGTAGGTGTCTTTGGGTTGCTCGGGAGGAAAACGCCATTTGAGCACGCGAGCACGGCGGGCCGCTTTCTCCTGATCGGCTTCCAGCTTCGCCACCGGGTTTGACCGTTGCGAAGGGTGGAGCAGGGGGCTTTGACGGAGCTTCTTGCTCATGCGGAGGCATCCTTTTTGGCTTTGGGAAAACCCGCCGAAAAGCGGTAAGCAACACAGTCAGCTATGAAACGGGGCTCTCCAAATAACTGCCGTGACGTGAAGAGGGGCAGCGATGTTGAGCCAGCAATGCAGAAGCGCTGCACGAGAGCAGAAGAAACGGAAAGCAGGCGGGAGGTTCCGCCGTGCAAGTGGGTGGATGGCGGGAGGCTGCCGGGGAGGTTCCCGGTTTCACCTCGGAAATCCAAAACAGTAGAGGGTGAGCACGCCTGCGGCATGCTCAGGGTGGGGACTGGCTGAATACAGCCAGTCAAGCCGGGGATGGCGGGAAATTGGCTTGGGGAACAAGCAGAAGCTTGTTCAAGAGGGCCGGGAAAGGTGAGGGTGGCAAAGCGGAAATCGCCGCCACGACAACGGCGCGAGGGTTGAGGGGTGAGGCAAGGCGTGCTCATGCCTCACCCCCGTTACCACTTGCAGGAGGGACCGAACCCCGCCCGCTGAAATCCTCAATGGGAAGTAACAAAATTTCGGTTTCGATGGCCGAGAGTAATTCGTCCCGCATGGCGTCAAGCGCGAGTTCGCCCGCGACACCAAAAGAACAGCGCAAACCGCCGTGGATCAATTGCACCTGGGCACGTAGAGCGCACAAGGCCGATAGGGCACAAGGCGTGCTCATAACTGTTCCTCCGCAGCCCGCAGAATAAAGCCGTTAAGGATGTCCATTGCGTGTTCGACACCCGTAGAAACGCCGTGCCAGTAATCAGAATCACAAGGGTGCGAATTCGCACGCTCGCGGAAATCATCACGGCTCTCGACTAACGATTTTAGTAGCGCGTCAAGCGGAAGCGTTAACGTCGGAGTCTTCACGCTGTGGCCTTTCCCTTGAGGATGCGCCTGACGATGAGACGACGACCGCTGCGCACGACCTTGTAGCGCTCACCGCAGGCATTGCGCAATTGGCGTGCGTAATGATCCAAAAACTGAGGCTCGCAAGTGAAACTAGCACGGAACACTAAGCCGCCATCACTTACGATGAGACGCCAGCCATGTAGAATTTGAGCTGTAGGAGTCGGCATATAAAAGCCATGCGCAAGAAGTGCTTTCTGCAAAGCTTTGGTTTCATCGGTGGTGTTCATTTTCGGTCCCTTCGGTTTGTGTGGTTTTCGTTGCCTTAGTGGCCAAGTGTGATACTTGGCATCAAAGTTATGACTGCCCTTGAAGAAATAGCCCTGCGCTGGCGGATTATCCTAATTGGAATGTCTGTTGCCATCGTCCTGCTTAACGTGGCTTTCTGGATGTGGTTCATCCCCGCATTGCGTGAATGGCTGAAACGGCTCATCAAGGAGGCCATCCGGGAGGCATTGGACGCCAGAGACAGAGGCGAACCAACAGAGAGGAAGCCCTGGTATTGAGGCTTTTCTATGGAATCCAGTTTTCTTGCTATGGCTTGCATCGGCTTTATACGCCTTTAAGATTTAATGGCTTTTAAAGCCGAGTAAAGGCATTTGACTTTTTCCAAGGCATCTATAAGCCTTGCTGAAACTATGTCAGGACAGATGGGTAAGGACTCCGCCTTGCTGGGCGTGGTTGTCTCGAAAGAAATGAAAGCGAAGATACAAAAGGTAGCCAAAAAGGAAGGTCGTTCGGCCTCCAATTGGATTCGCTTTCACATCGAGAAACTACTTGAGCAGCACGGCGCTAAGGGCTGACCGCTAAAGGGACTCAGGTCCATAGCGGATTTTTAAATACCCCCGACATTTCGCACAATAAACATTACGTCTAGTTTTTGATGGGCGATTTCTTATGCCTGCGGCATCCTTCCCCGCGAGCCTTAAGCCGTTTTCTTTGAACGGTTTGCGGACTCGTTAGCTACAAGTTCTTCAAGCTTGAGTGACACCCAGTTTGAAATCGTGCGCTTGTCCTCCTTAGAGAATTGCACGATCTGAGCCTTCACTTCGCGAGGCAGAACGATAGACATACGGTCCGAATTTGGGCTGAGCTGATTCGGCATGATAATGAAGGTATCTTATACCCTTTCACGGTGGAGTCAATTTCGTTTACAGGTGTATTCACCTTCCTATAGGTTCCGAATGCACAAGGGTTAATAAACCTGCTCAAGACATAACCACTCAAACCAAAGGCTCCAAAATGGACGAAGCAGCAATCATCAAGTACCGCCTTGAAAATACGCTACGCAGGCTAGCACGTGAAATTGAAGCTTGGACTGAGCTTTCCCAAAGGCCGGAAAACAAAGACGTCAAGTTATGGTGTGAAGGTCACGCTGATGCGTACAGGGATATGCTTGCTGATTTTCAGCGTACCTATGGTGAATTCAAGGGAAAGGTCTCAGCGTGAAGGCTCGGACGCTAACGCTTCCGCTTGACGCGCTACTAAAATCGTTAGTCGAGAGCCGCGATGATTTCCGGGAGCGTGCCAATTCGCACCCTTGTGATTCTGAGTACTGGCACGGCGTTTCTACGGGTGTTGAACACGCAATCGACATACTTAACGGCTTCATTTTGCGAGCTGCGGAGGAACAGTCATGAAGCGCCGCCTCAAATTCCCCAAGGGGGCCAAGGGCCGACGTTCACTAGCTCGCCTTCGGCAGCGTCGTTTTGAATGTAACTTCTCAGCCGAATTCCGCGAATTTACGGCGCTCTTGATGCCTTTAGCTATGGCTTTCACTGCATTCAGTGCAGCGCGTAGAGTCATTGCCAGCCTAGACAAAGACTTTCCTGTACAGGAACCGGAGCGAATGGAAGGGAGCGGGAAATGAGTGGTATCAATCCCGCTCCCACTCGCCGTTTGCCGCGCATGTTCATGCGTTCAGAACCTCGGGACTGCACGGTCTGTTTTGTCGTGACATCCCGCGAGCGCCAGCGGCTAAAGGCCCTAGCCTCCTCTCAAGGGACCACCGTTTCCGCGCTCTGCGCTGAAATCATCACAGCAAGGCTTTTCGATGAGTAGCGTTGCTCCCCATCGGCTCAGAGGTCGGGGGCGGGCGTGCACGCCGTCCGCTCCTGCCTCCCATCGTAAGTACCAGCGCGGCCCTAGGTTCGTCGCTGTAGTTCGTCCACGTATCCGAAAAATCACTACACGTTATGTTGCCCTTTGAAATCTCGGACTTCTTGCAAGGCGTCAGCGTCTGGCTGGCCTTCTATGGTGCGGCGTGGTGGTCGCAAGTGATTGTTCGCTTTTTCTGGCGGGTGTTTGACGCAGCGTCGGACATTCCGTCCTAACCCAAACCAAGAGCAGACATGAAGAACTGGAAAAACAAGATCATCGCCGGTGGCCTCGTCATGGGGAGCACCGTTGCCGCACGCGCCGAAATTGACTTTTCGGCTTTGCAGACCGGTATCACCAGCGAAATCCCTGGCATCATCGCCGCCGGTATGGCGATTGCCGGTGCGGCTGTGCTCCTCATGGCGGCCCCCAAGGGCGTCCGCTTCATCAAGAAGATGTGGGCGGCCATTGCCGGCTAATCAATCGAGGCTGGGGGTCGGGCGAGAGTCCGGCCCCTACCCTTACCCCTGTTCCACATGGACGAAATCCAACTCCTACAGGAAATCCTAGGCCAGATGCAGGCGCTTAACGCTCAAATGCGCGTCGCGTTAGAGTCACAGGTTGCAGCTGTCGTAATCCTGATTTGGGCCTTGTTCTGGTCACAACAGCGCTAGTAATGAAACGCCTAATCCTCATAGCTTTGCTTCCGCTTTTCGCTTCGGCTTCTCAAGCCTTTTACTATGAGGGCCGGGCTAACTACAAGACGGGTAGCTCTGGTGCCACGACAGACCACAAGACCGGAGGTGCAAGCTTCTCGGTCGGTGACGGTGGGGAATGGAGCTACACCGCGAATTCGTCTTTCGTGCTCCAGTTGCACACGGTGTATGTCTATGCCGACAGCAGTAAGGCGACTCTTTTGTCCTCAGGTGGCACAAGTGGCAGCTTTGTTGCTGCGGACGGCCTGACAGTCTCTTGGACTACGGATCAAGTCACGGATAAGAAGTACGTAATCACCTTCAGAGGAACGGCTACGGGCGATCCAGACCCCGATCCTGACCCTGATCCGGAGCCATCAGAAGCCCTGTATTTTCACAACGCCGAAACGGGGGAAATCTATAATGGCACGGATGAGCCGCAGACCTATATTTACAGTATCGTCCACGAAGACGGCACGGTAGAGACCGGAGAGGTTACCTTGCAGCCGGGCGAGAGTAAGACGATCCACGGCGGCAGTCGTCTTGACCCGTATTCAATGAGCGTTTGGAAAAAGAACTCTGACGGGACTTTGACAAAGGTGGGTGATTACGCCTCTAGTACGAGCGAGTCAGACGGCGAAACGCCTATCAACTCTTCCCCCACAGTCAAAGGTAGTGACGGCTCATCAACATCCACGCTTTCCCCGGGCGATAAGGGCCGGGCTGATGCCTCGGGGGCGAGCACTGATACGACGATTCAGGAGACGAATTCCGAAGCTCGACACCAAGAACAGCTAGAGCAAGAGCGCAAGATTGCCCAGGCTGAGAAGGCGGAACTTGAACGCATCCGGCAGGCGGTTCGCGAGAGCGCAGAAGCGGCTAAGGACGTGGCTAAATCTATCGGTAAGTCTGGTGATGGATCGGGCGTCTCAGCTGACGGCGACAACTACCCCGAGGGGCCAGAATGGGGCGAAGGTGACACCGAAGAACTAGACGGCATCGGCGGCATGGTGGACCGCATCATTAATTCATTGCCGTCCCTAGAGGCTCTGCCCGTCGTCAGTGGGCGCAACTACACGTATGAGATAAACGGCGGTGATTTCCACGGTATGGACCTGAATTTCACCTTTGACCTAACGGCCCATCGTCAAGTCATCGAATTAGTGCGCATACTGGAGGAAGCTATCGTATTAGTGATGTTCGTCATAGCGTGCGTGAATCTCATCCGTGGAGGGTTCGCATCATGAGCATTCTTGGGCTTCTTGAAGACTTGCTAGGATGGGTGCAAAAGCTCTCAAAGCCGATGCAGCTACTCTTTGCGCCGATCATTGGTTTCCTGACCGCCTCTTACGCCATCATTGCGTATACTATGGCGATGCTGAATAAGCTCATCCTGTGGATTGACGAGCGTGTAGCCGGTATGGATTTGACGGTTGGCAATCACCATCTGGATTCGGTTGCGTCTGATTTCTGGGTGTCGGTCAACACCTTTGTTCCGCTCGATCTGATGTTCGCATTAGGAACGATCCTGTTAGCACTTCGCGGCGTTATGGCTGTCGTTCGCATCGTTAAATCCTTCATTCCGACTATCGCCTGATGAAAGACGCAATCTTTAGAGTCTTTGCCGGTACGCTCGGTAGTTATAAGTCCTATCACGGCGTTGTAGAGGCTATGGAAACCCTTGAGCGCGGCGGCATCGTCATGACGAATATCGAGCTCCGTTGGCAGCGTCTCAAGTACTGGTTCGAGGACGAAAAAGACCTGTTGCTCGATGATCGCCAGTATGTGCACATTGACCCCGAAAGGGCTTCGTCGTTCGTTGATCTGCTCGTGAAAGGTGAGCGAGACAAGCCCAATAAGCTCATCATTGACGAGGCGGGCCTGCACCATAACACGATGGACAAGCGCCAGATGGACCGCGCGGTTCTGGAAATGATCGTCCACGCTCGAAAGCTCCACATTGATACGGTTTTCATCGCTCACCACTTCACGGAGATTTTGGCGCAGATCCGCAACAAAGCGCAAAGTGTCTTATGGTTCCGAGATCTCCAGAAGATGAAATGGCTAGGCATAGGTTTGCCGATTCCGGCTTACATCTTCGCGGAAGTAGACGCCCGTAATCCGAAGCTGAAATATGATTCAGCGTTCCGCTGGAAACGTAAATTCATCTACAAGCTTTATGTCTCCCATGACATACAGTCGAAAGCCTTAGAGGTTATCCGCTCCGCGCCTCAAATCGAGGTCAAGAAGGTCGAACACGCGGTGACGAAAGCTGACACCGTGCGCCGCTCTGCCCGTCGTTGGGTGCGCCGTTTAGCCTTTGGCGGTTTGATGGCCGGGGCCGGAGCGCTCTTTGCCGGTCAGGGCGAGAGCGAGCCGGTAGCGGCCCCCGTCTCTCCTGTCGCAATTAGCCAGGCAGAAACCGCCGCGGCGGTCGATCAATCCGTGACTCTAGAGCCTGTACCCGAAAAACCGGATCGCACGATAAAGGCTTTCACGATCCAAGGTCGCGCACGCATGTTAGATCCGCAGAGAGCGGATCAGGTCGGTTATTGCACGTTTGATTTCGTGTCTTTGCGCCTCGGTGACGGTCGAGTTATCCGCGAGACGCATCCTGACTTTGGCGGCTTCCGCAGAGCGGACAATACCGCGCTGATAGCGGGCGAGGTCTTTACCTATGTGCCCGTCGTTGAAAATTTCCCGGCTGATGAGCAGCAGGGCCAAAAACAACCAAACAATAAAATACTAAAATATAATGAAGCACTTAGTAATCCGTGAAGAGAACATCGAGGTCCAGCACTCCGGCGAATCCGTGAAGGATGGCCGCAAATACGCGGCCTCTATTATGGTCACCATCGCCGCTAGCGGCTTTGACTCGCAGTTGTCCTTTATGGCTCCGGCCACGCTCGAAGCGCTGAAGCTTATGGGGATCGAAACGCCCGGCTCCAAGGCCCGCCATAAGGTCAAGGAGGCCATTTGGGTGATCGCGCCGGGA contains the following coding sequences:
- the lepB gene encoding signal peptidase I, coding for MGLFAKSGKKLHKEGRHLVHLAEKVINYRSDVIGDKAVEAIRKDQQALIEALTAKPAEDEKVKRCMQNLDTCLKPHGGTLYPVTFLSENIEMILVAAILAIGVRSFFLQPFKIPTNSMYPTYAGMIGEAYPLGEDAPSKPAQLFRLLAFGASHYQAEAPASGHVEIPLFNGGNPYGMSGQVAFELVKGRKFLLVPTQLRRYTFGVDGQRFQVEVPLDFNLDDVVAEAFFPGSKTLSDVAKKLGPENIRRRQNGYQTLLSANMVEQGEPALDFDILTGDMLFVDRFSYNFFSPEVGDPFVFRTAKIPGLSAADGTPNDQYYIKRLVGLPGDKLQVRAPILYRNDVPIEGAEAFGKNFRQEDGYPGYSYMGWLTEGTSETVPPGYFYAMGDNSPNSYDSRGWGSNAASTPYAYEDKKQGKPINFVPEKEVVGKAIFIFYPFTHRWGLAE
- a CDS encoding zonular occludens toxin domain-containing protein; translated protein: MITLITGKPGDGKTLYACREIIRILRNTDYYVVTDVPFVMGRLHEYVNDWKGDVVDLDERLKVLTPEDAHNYWRYRSGGLLLDESPDAKGKDDGTRRLPKMEFDLWARSQFERIGEKSEYQRGVFYVIDEAHEKFPAREWQNIGRITTYHASKHRHLHDEVWLLTQSPDFLDKTLRNLVSETRITRNNLRRNVGPFKLRGVFKVRHYYGMPNPSVTPFSVEEMQLDAAGIASCYKTVGAFGVHVKAEKIQNKGKLPWWSLWAIAGGGILAAIFLCFMVPQWAIAGLGKSISDAGQPLTQTVQDKTASQTEQSLAYMRGPLAGAGQSQGAEPGAVEAAKPEKIVRGCIVLDGETLVSGSWFEGWRKVTWGSKGALVGTDVVPLSVLTSAGVYPPRPTKK
- a CDS encoding zonular occludens toxin domain-containing protein, which encodes MKDAIFRVFAGTLGSYKSYHGVVEAMETLERGGIVMTNIELRWQRLKYWFEDEKDLLLDDRQYVHIDPERASSFVDLLVKGERDKPNKLIIDEAGLHHNTMDKRQMDRAVLEMIVHARKLHIDTVFIAHHFTEILAQIRNKAQSVLWFRDLQKMKWLGIGLPIPAYIFAEVDARNPKLKYDSAFRWKRKFIYKLYVSHDIQSKALEVIRSAPQIEVKKVEHAVTKADTVRRSARRWVRRLAFGGLMAGAGALFAGQGESEPVAAPVSPVAISQAETAAAVDQSVTLEPVPEKPDRTIKAFTIQGRARMLDPQRADQVGYCTFDFVSLRLGDGRVIRETHPDFGGFRRADNTALIAGEVFTYVPVVENFPADEQQGQKQPNNKILKYNEALSNP